The Aspergillus fumigatus Af293 chromosome 5, whole genome shotgun sequence nucleotide sequence TGGAGATATGTTAAAGGAGCTGGAAGCCTGGAGCATACGCTGGAAGCCTGGAGCATACGCTTCAAGTGCTGCCATATTCAGATAGCTGAGTAGGCACAATTAGGTCTAAGTTCAGGGAATTGCACCTCTCGCTTCATTGTCCGTCGATTCGTATCGGTCTCTAGTTCTCCCCGTTTATCACTCTCACTCGGTGGACAGTCCGTCCAGTCCGTCCAGTCCGTCGAGcctgtccaatctgtccaatctgtccaatctgtccaatctgtccaatctgtccaatctgtccaatctgtccaatctgtccaatctgtccaatctgtccaatctgtccaatctgtccaatctgtccaatctgtccaatctgtc carries:
- the cgnA gene encoding collagen triple helix repeat protein, with translation MVLIIEIIKIGQIGPIGQRGQSGQRGQSGQRGQSGQIGQSGQSGQSGQIGQIGQIGQIGQIGQIGQIGQIGQIGQIGQIGQIGQIGQIGQIGQIGQARRTGRTGRTVHRRMLQASSSFNISPDISICRRATRNMGEEERPLGC